Proteins encoded by one window of Sediminicoccus rosea:
- a CDS encoding pyridoxal-phosphate-dependent aminotransferase family protein, with the protein MDGSISPKPARPMARGRLFFANPGPTNIPDSVLAATARASIDFNDPAFLAVYDACFEGLKKVLKTKHHLFMYTASGHGAWEASLVNTLSPGDLVLIPETGHFSDSWAKMCGTLGFEVQQVPADWRRGVEISAIEAALAADTGHKIKAVCCVHNETAAGTRMPLDQVRAAMDRVKHPALLMSDTISSLGCYDFRMDEWGVDVCVGGSQKGLMLPTGFSFTGASEKAMEAHRKSTHPRHYFDWTEMLARRQKSFVGTVPTTLFYGLQEALRLMLVEEGLDNVFARHARLAKAVRACVQHWSGNNGPQLFCQNPERWSDSVTAILMPEGYDADAVRKIALERFNVSTGAGLSKLAGKVFRIGHLGDLNEPMIIGTLGAVEMALGIAGVPHAKGGVQAALDSLAA; encoded by the coding sequence ATGGACGGTTCGATCAGCCCCAAGCCCGCACGCCCCATGGCGCGCGGCCGCCTGTTCTTTGCCAATCCCGGGCCGACGAACATCCCGGATTCGGTGCTGGCCGCCACCGCGCGCGCCAGCATCGACTTCAACGACCCGGCCTTCCTCGCCGTCTATGACGCCTGCTTCGAGGGGTTGAAGAAGGTGCTGAAGACGAAGCACCACCTCTTCATGTACACCGCCTCGGGCCACGGCGCCTGGGAGGCCTCGCTGGTCAACACCCTCTCGCCCGGCGATCTCGTGCTGATCCCGGAGACGGGGCATTTCTCCGATAGCTGGGCCAAGATGTGCGGCACCTTGGGCTTCGAGGTGCAGCAGGTCCCCGCCGATTGGCGCCGCGGCGTGGAGATCTCGGCCATCGAGGCGGCGCTCGCCGCCGATACCGGCCACAAGATCAAGGCCGTCTGCTGCGTGCACAACGAGACGGCGGCCGGCACGCGCATGCCGCTCGACCAGGTGCGCGCCGCGATGGACCGCGTGAAGCACCCGGCGCTGCTGATGAGCGACACCATCTCCTCGCTCGGCTGCTATGATTTCCGCATGGATGAATGGGGCGTGGATGTCTGCGTCGGCGGCAGCCAGAAGGGGTTGATGCTGCCCACCGGCTTCAGCTTCACCGGCGCCTCGGAGAAGGCGATGGAGGCGCATCGCAAGAGCACCCATCCGCGCCACTATTTCGACTGGACCGAGATGCTGGCCCGCCGGCAGAAGAGCTTCGTCGGCACCGTGCCGACCACGCTCTTCTACGGCTTGCAGGAAGCGCTGCGCCTGATGCTGGTGGAGGAGGGGCTGGACAATGTCTTCGCCCGCCATGCCCGCCTCGCCAAGGCGGTCCGCGCCTGCGTGCAGCATTGGTCCGGGAACAATGGCCCGCAACTCTTCTGCCAGAACCCCGAGCGCTGGTCGGACAGCGTGACGGCCATCCTGATGCCCGAGGGCTATGACGCCGACGCGGTGCGCAAGATCGCGCTGGAGCGCTTCAACGTCTCGACGGGCGCCGGCCTTTCCAAGCTGGCCGGCAAGGTGTTCCGCATCGGCCACCTGGGCGACCTGAACGAGCCGATGATCATCGGCACGCTGGGCGCGGTCGAGATGGCGCTCGGCATTGCCGGCGTGCCGCATGCCAAGGGTGGCGTGCAGGCCGCGCTGGACAGCCTGGCCGCCTGA
- the soxZ gene encoding thiosulfate oxidation carrier complex protein SoxZ produces MSTPLAAPRIRAPRSARAGEVVEIRTLMEHPMETGLRQEGGRTIPRDMLTRMRVRLNGEALLEAEFRNGTAANPFHVFFVRIDRASELEFTWTDEAGRTARATHRIALA; encoded by the coding sequence ATGAGCACGCCACTCGCAGCCCCGCGCATCCGCGCCCCCCGCAGCGCCCGCGCGGGCGAGGTGGTGGAAATCCGCACGCTGATGGAGCACCCGATGGAGACCGGGCTGCGCCAGGAGGGAGGCCGCACCATCCCGCGCGACATGCTGACCCGCATGCGCGTGCGGCTGAACGGCGAGGCGCTGCTGGAGGCGGAGTTCCGCAACGGCACCGCCGCCAACCCCTTCCATGTGTTCTTTGTGCGCATCGATCGCGCGAGCGAACTCGAATTCACCTGGACGGATGAGGCGGGCCGCACCGCGCGCGCGACCCACCGCATCGCCCTGGCCTGA
- a CDS encoding thiosulfate oxidation carrier protein SoxY, with the protein MKRRAILSLALLPFAAAASDDVLNAAIRAEIGDAAPREGGITLRVPPVAENGGQVPVTVLVDSPQSAERHVTAIHLFATRNPTPGIASFKLGPALARAEIQTRIRMSENQTLVVLARMNDGSVQRATAEIRVATGGCLT; encoded by the coding sequence ATGAAGCGCCGCGCGATCCTGAGCCTCGCGCTGCTGCCCTTCGCGGCGGCGGCGAGCGACGACGTGCTCAATGCCGCCATCCGCGCCGAGATCGGCGATGCCGCCCCGCGGGAGGGCGGCATCACGCTCCGCGTCCCGCCCGTCGCGGAAAATGGCGGCCAGGTGCCGGTGACGGTGCTGGTGGACAGCCCGCAAAGCGCCGAGCGTCACGTGACGGCCATCCACCTGTTCGCCACGCGCAACCCGACGCCGGGCATCGCCTCCTTCAAGCTAGGCCCGGCGCTGGCGCGGGCGGAAATCCAGACGCGCATCCGCATGTCGGAGAACCAGACCCTCGTCGTCCTCGCGCGCATGAATGACGGCAGCGTGCAGCGGGCCACGGCCGAGATCCGCGTCGCCACCGGGGGCTGCCTGACATGA
- a CDS encoding FCSD flavin-binding domain-containing protein: protein MTHTLPRRALLAAAPLVAAPSVLRAQGPNATQARLLVIGGGFGGATAANFARRTYPWLDVTLVEPKRHFVTCPYGNLVLAGTRQIGQITHGYDGLRARGVRVVHDWATGIDAAARRVRLAGGETLTYDRLILSPGIALRWGAIEGYDEAASEIMPHGWVPGDGAQTLLLRRQLEEMPDGGVVGLAIPANPFRCPPGPYERISMIASYLKRHKPRSKILALDAKEAFSKQGLFQDAWAQLYPGMIEWVPSNRDGKVTKVDARERVLETEFGTRHKVAVANVIPPQSAARIASEAGLTDQSGWVPVNPRTFESRVAPGIHVVGDANIPGPMPKSGYIANSTAKQAVASAAALLRGETPPEAVYFNTCYSHVGEDYGISIVGVFRPNAEGTAIAEVQGSGGVSPRGNLPEQRKLEALYADAWYDSITKDMFA, encoded by the coding sequence ATGACCCATACCCTCCCGCGCCGCGCCCTGCTCGCCGCCGCCCCGCTCGTCGCGGCCCCTTCCGTCTTGCGCGCCCAAGGGCCGAACGCCACCCAGGCGCGGCTGCTCGTCATCGGCGGCGGCTTCGGCGGCGCGACCGCGGCCAATTTCGCCCGCCGCACCTATCCCTGGCTGGATGTCACGCTGGTCGAACCCAAGCGGCACTTCGTCACCTGCCCCTATGGCAACCTGGTGCTGGCCGGCACGCGGCAGATCGGCCAGATCACCCATGGCTATGACGGGCTGCGCGCGCGTGGCGTCCGCGTGGTGCATGACTGGGCGACCGGCATTGATGCCGCGGCGCGCCGCGTGCGCCTCGCGGGTGGCGAGACGCTGACCTATGACCGGCTGATCCTCTCGCCCGGCATCGCGCTGCGCTGGGGCGCCATCGAGGGCTATGACGAGGCCGCCTCGGAGATCATGCCGCATGGCTGGGTGCCAGGCGATGGCGCGCAGACCCTGCTGCTGCGCCGCCAGCTCGAGGAGATGCCCGATGGCGGCGTCGTCGGCCTCGCCATCCCGGCCAATCCCTTCCGCTGCCCGCCCGGCCCCTATGAGCGGATCAGCATGATCGCGAGCTACCTGAAGCGCCACAAGCCGCGCTCCAAGATCCTCGCCCTCGATGCGAAGGAGGCCTTCAGCAAGCAGGGCCTGTTCCAGGATGCCTGGGCGCAGCTCTATCCCGGCATGATCGAATGGGTGCCGAGCAACCGCGACGGCAAGGTGACGAAGGTGGATGCGCGCGAGCGCGTGCTGGAGACGGAATTCGGCACGCGGCACAAGGTCGCCGTCGCCAATGTCATCCCGCCGCAATCGGCCGCGCGCATCGCCAGCGAGGCGGGGCTGACCGACCAGTCCGGCTGGGTGCCGGTGAACCCGCGCACCTTCGAATCGCGCGTGGCCCCCGGCATCCATGTCGTGGGCGATGCGAACATCCCGGGCCCCATGCCGAAATCGGGCTATATCGCCAACAGCACGGCCAAGCAGGCGGTCGCATCCGCCGCAGCCCTGCTGCGCGGCGAGACCCCGCCCGAGGCGGTCTACTTCAACACCTGCTACTCGCATGTGGGCGAGGATTACGGCATCTCGATCGTCGGCGTGTTCCGCCCCAATGCGGAGGGCACGGCGATCGCCGAGGTGCAGGGCTCGGGCGGCGTCTCGCCGCGCGGCAACCTGCCCGAGCAGCGCAAGCTGGAGGCGCTCTACGCCGATGCCTGGTATGACAGCATCACCAAGGACATGTTCGCATGA
- a CDS encoding c-type cytochrome has translation MRPLPALLAGLTLAFAMPAAAQAPLAAQGCVGCHGPNGAGQGGVPALAGRDRAELIAQMNAFRANERPATIMGRVARGYTEAEIIATAEYFARQPR, from the coding sequence ATGCGGCCCCTTCCCGCCCTGCTCGCCGGCCTCACGCTCGCCTTCGCCATGCCCGCCGCGGCCCAGGCGCCGCTCGCCGCGCAGGGCTGCGTCGGCTGCCATGGCCCGAATGGCGCGGGCCAGGGCGGCGTCCCCGCCCTCGCGGGGCGGGACCGCGCGGAGTTGATCGCGCAGATGAACGCCTTCCGCGCCAATGAGCGCCCGGCGACCATCATGGGCCGCGTCGCGCGCGGCTACACGGAGGCGGAGATCATCGCCACCGCCGAATACTTCGCCCGCCAGCCGCGCTGA
- a CDS encoding YeeE/YedE family protein — protein MRLAGLLLAGGGAAWLAQAQGAQMAVLWLLGAGLGLVLFQSSFSFAGGFRRLLAERRSAGFRAMLLLLALACLLSLPAIAAGSVLGQPVRGFVFPIGWGLLLGAFLFGIGMQLGGGCASGTLYTAAGGQGARMWITLAAFIAGATFAAYDSERWSGWAALPPVSLTAHLGLGGALVASLFALALAWAIATGLERRRHGAVEPLAWRGALFRHPWPAAWGAIGLALLGFATLLLAGRPWAITAAFPLWGSRAIEALGWDDPAFWPYWEDPTRTEALLRPLLADRMTVMDLGLMAGAFLAAALAGRRGDWRMPRPGPALASLIGGLLLGYGAIIAFGCNISAFLGGILSGSLHGWVWIIPALAGNALGARLRPLFRLEGPALR, from the coding sequence ATGCGGCTCGCCGGGCTGCTGCTGGCCGGGGGCGGCGCGGCCTGGCTGGCGCAGGCGCAGGGCGCGCAAATGGCGGTGCTCTGGCTGCTGGGCGCGGGCCTCGGCCTCGTCTTGTTCCAGTCGAGCTTCAGCTTCGCCGGCGGCTTCCGCCGCCTGCTGGCCGAGCGCCGCAGCGCGGGCTTCCGCGCCATGCTGCTGCTGCTGGCGCTGGCCTGCCTGCTCAGCCTGCCGGCCATCGCGGCAGGGAGCGTGCTGGGCCAGCCGGTGCGCGGCTTCGTCTTCCCGATCGGCTGGGGGTTGCTGCTGGGCGCCTTCCTGTTCGGCATCGGGATGCAACTGGGCGGGGGCTGCGCCTCGGGCACGCTCTACACGGCGGCCGGCGGGCAAGGGGCGCGGATGTGGATCACGCTCGCCGCCTTCATCGCGGGCGCCACCTTCGCGGCTTACGATTCCGAGCGCTGGTCGGGCTGGGCCGCGCTGCCGCCCGTCTCGCTCACGGCCCATCTCGGCCTCGGCGGCGCGCTGGTGGCGAGCCTCTTCGCCCTCGCGCTGGCCTGGGCCATCGCCACCGGGCTGGAGCGGCGGCGGCATGGCGCGGTGGAGCCACTGGCATGGCGCGGCGCGCTGTTCCGCCACCCCTGGCCGGCGGCCTGGGGCGCCATCGGCCTCGCGCTGCTGGGCTTCGCGACACTGCTCCTGGCCGGGCGGCCCTGGGCGATCACCGCCGCCTTTCCGCTCTGGGGCTCCCGCGCCATCGAGGCGCTGGGCTGGGATGACCCCGCCTTCTGGCCCTATTGGGAAGACCCGACCCGCACCGAGGCGCTGCTGCGGCCCCTGCTGGCCGACCGGATGACGGTGATGGATCTGGGCCTCATGGCCGGCGCCTTCCTGGCAGCGGCGCTGGCTGGGCGGCGGGGCGATTGGCGCATGCCGCGCCCGGGGCCGGCGCTGGCCTCGCTCATCGGCGGGCTGCTGCTGGGCTATGGGGCCATCATCGCCTTCGGCTGCAATATCTCCGCTTTCCTGGGGGGAATTCTCTCGGGCAGCCTGCATGGCTGGGTGTGGATCATCCCGGCCCTGGCCGGAAATGCGCTGGGTGCCCGGCTGAGGCCGCTCTTCCGGCTGGAGGGACCAGCCCTGCGTTAA
- a CDS encoding cytochrome P450 gives MTTSTDFLPPRPAAPARFPRGMRALYASATDLLSLFPETAFRHRMMPFSAISQRVLIVNEPEMVRRVFITGRAEFEAKSRHFRQALEPVIGDSMFLNSGEVWLTRRALMAKLLHPSRTPGFHPLFVQGAEELARSWNGRVDVAAGFAAATALAVMRALFGDAARPEDAAKLARSFTAYEGAVLAVDFAHVFGLPEKLTGWQFHTARRHARAIRRLCSACIAAAGPDVGGLFGELRAALAEDGRPLLDPTQLINEVAMLLLAGSETSANVLTWTVYLLALHQPTRERVLAELGAVLGGRAPEASELNALPFTKAVIQEAMRLYPPVPYLSREAARAERIAGIQVKPGETVMALPWLLHRNEHLWEAPHAFRPERFLPDAPQKPPQFGYLPFSIGPRVCAGASFAMAEMLVFMAVLLPRLDFSIPPGAAPVPRARLTLRPRGGMPLMVTPR, from the coding sequence ATGACCACCTCGACCGACTTCCTCCCCCCGCGCCCGGCGGCGCCGGCGCGCTTCCCGCGCGGCATGCGGGCACTCTACGCCTCGGCGACGGACCTGCTGAGCCTCTTCCCAGAGACCGCCTTCCGCCACCGGATGATGCCCTTCAGCGCCATCTCCCAGCGCGTGCTCATCGTGAACGAGCCGGAGATGGTGCGCCGCGTCTTCATCACCGGCCGCGCCGAGTTCGAGGCGAAGAGCCGGCATTTCCGCCAGGCGCTGGAGCCGGTGATCGGCGACAGCATGTTCCTCAACAGCGGCGAGGTCTGGCTGACCCGCCGCGCGCTGATGGCGAAGCTGCTGCACCCCTCGCGCACGCCCGGCTTCCACCCGCTCTTCGTGCAGGGCGCCGAGGAGCTGGCGCGGAGCTGGAACGGGCGGGTGGATGTGGCGGCCGGCTTCGCGGCGGCGACCGCGCTCGCCGTCATGCGCGCGCTGTTCGGCGATGCGGCGCGGCCGGAGGATGCGGCCAAGCTCGCCCGCAGCTTCACCGCCTATGAGGGGGCGGTGCTGGCGGTGGATTTCGCCCATGTCTTCGGCCTGCCGGAGAAGCTGACCGGCTGGCAGTTCCACACGGCGCGCCGCCATGCCCGCGCCATCCGCCGCCTCTGCTCGGCCTGCATCGCAGCCGCCGGCCCCGATGTGGGCGGCCTCTTCGGCGAGCTGCGCGCGGCGCTGGCCGAGGATGGCCGCCCCCTGCTCGACCCCACGCAGCTCATCAACGAGGTGGCGATGCTGCTGCTGGCCGGCAGCGAGACCTCGGCCAATGTGCTGACCTGGACGGTCTATCTCCTGGCGCTGCACCAGCCCACGCGCGAGCGCGTGCTGGCCGAGCTGGGGGCCGTGCTGGGCGGCCGCGCGCCCGAGGCGTCCGAGCTGAACGCGCTGCCTTTCACCAAGGCGGTGATCCAGGAGGCGATGCGCCTCTATCCGCCCGTGCCCTATCTGTCCCGTGAGGCCGCGCGGGCCGAGCGCATCGCCGGCATCCAGGTGAAGCCCGGCGAGACGGTGATGGCCCTGCCCTGGCTGCTGCACCGGAACGAGCATCTCTGGGAGGCGCCGCACGCCTTCCGGCCCGAGCGCTTCCTGCCCGACGCGCCGCAGAAGCCGCCGCAATTCGGCTACCTGCCCTTCAGCATCGGCCCGCGCGTCTGCGCCGGCGCCTCCTTCGCCATGGCGGAAATGCTGGTCTTCATGGCCGTGCTGCTGCCGCGCCTCGATTTCTCCATCCCGCCCGGCGCCGCCCCGGTGCCGCGCGCGCGCCTCACCCTGCGGCCGCGCGGCGGGATGCCGCTGATGGTGACACCCCGGTGA
- a CDS encoding MFS transporter, translating to MTQDDAQEKQMKATIWRLFFCQALMNATMVGQAAMGALIGHSLSADPALATLPMAVQMTAVMAASIPASIIFGRYGRRAGFMLGAIVSLAGSLTFALGVWQQDFLIYCLGSVLAGAGFGIAQHYRFAAAEAATPAYRPRAIALVMAGPVLAAAFGPEIVKHTHQVFMPYIFLGTYLVLALLPVICMVLLTGLTLPPPPPRAAVTTPVTEIMRRPAFVTAVVAGMVAYGTMNLAMTATPLEMLFCGFSVGASATVIQAHAIAMYAPGFATGHLITRFGVRPVIVAGAVLTAVSVAVALMGETFWHFAIGLAILGVGWNFMFVGATSLLATAYAPHERVRAQAANDFIVFGTVACTAFLSGYVHARFGWSLLNLTLLPPLVAALALLAWQKSRGVNASPAAAR from the coding sequence GTGACGCAAGACGACGCCCAAGAGAAGCAGATGAAGGCGACCATCTGGCGCCTCTTCTTCTGCCAGGCCCTGATGAACGCGACGATGGTGGGCCAGGCCGCGATGGGCGCCCTGATCGGCCACAGCCTCTCGGCGGATCCGGCGCTGGCCACCCTGCCCATGGCAGTGCAGATGACAGCGGTGATGGCGGCCTCCATCCCGGCCTCGATCATCTTCGGCCGCTATGGCCGCCGCGCCGGCTTCATGCTGGGCGCCATCGTCTCGCTGGCCGGCTCGCTCACCTTCGCGCTGGGCGTGTGGCAGCAGGATTTCCTGATCTACTGCCTGGGCTCGGTGCTGGCCGGTGCCGGCTTCGGCATCGCGCAGCATTACCGTTTCGCCGCGGCGGAGGCCGCGACGCCGGCCTATCGCCCGCGCGCCATCGCCCTCGTCATGGCCGGGCCGGTGCTGGCCGCGGCCTTCGGGCCGGAGATCGTGAAGCACACGCACCAGGTCTTCATGCCCTACATCTTTCTGGGCACTTATCTGGTCCTCGCGCTGCTGCCGGTGATCTGCATGGTCCTGCTGACCGGCCTGACGCTGCCGCCGCCCCCGCCGCGCGCCGCCGTCACCACGCCGGTCACCGAGATCATGCGCCGCCCGGCCTTCGTCACCGCCGTCGTCGCCGGCATGGTGGCCTATGGCACGATGAACCTGGCCATGACGGCCACCCCGCTGGAGATGCTGTTCTGTGGCTTCTCGGTGGGTGCATCCGCCACCGTCATCCAGGCGCATGCCATCGCGATGTACGCGCCCGGCTTCGCCACGGGCCACCTCATCACCCGCTTCGGCGTGCGCCCCGTGATCGTGGCCGGCGCGGTGCTGACCGCGGTCTCCGTCGCCGTCGCGCTGATGGGCGAGACCTTCTGGCACTTCGCCATCGGCCTCGCCATCCTCGGCGTCGGCTGGAACTTCATGTTCGTGGGGGCGACCTCGCTGCTCGCCACCGCCTATGCGCCGCATGAGCGCGTGCGGGCGCAAGCGGCCAACGACTTCATCGTCTTCGGCACCGTCGCCTGCACCGCCTTCCTGTCCGGCTATGTGCATGCGCGCTTCGGCTGGAGCCTTCTGAACCTCACCCTGCTGCCGCCGCTGGTGGCGGCGCTGGCGCTGCTGGCCTGGCAGAAATCGCGCGGCGTGAACGCCAGCCCGGCGGCGGCGCGCTAG
- the thiL gene encoding thiamine-phosphate kinase yields MTEPAPEFSLIARHFRPLAGPGALGLLDDAALLTPPPGQQLVLAADAMVAGVHFLADDPPETIGRKLLRVNLSDLAAMGAAPLGYLMTIALTPGTDEGWLAGFTAGLAADQAEFGLQVLGGDTVSTPGPLSLSLTILGHAPPGAALTRAGARPGDDLWVSGRIGDGWLGLRAARGEIADPDGALARRYRLPEPRLALGLALRGLARACMDVSDGLLQDAGHLARAGGCAVAVEAARIPVSDVTAPIAALASGGDDYELLFAAAPEDRAAVEAAGLAARTPVTRLGRFTAGAPHVSLRDATGRDITPAKLGWSHL; encoded by the coding sequence ATGACCGAACCCGCCCCGGAATTCAGCCTGATCGCCCGGCATTTCCGCCCGCTGGCCGGGCCAGGCGCGCTCGGCCTGCTGGATGACGCGGCACTGCTGACGCCGCCGCCGGGGCAACAGCTCGTCCTCGCCGCCGATGCCATGGTGGCGGGCGTGCATTTCCTGGCCGACGACCCACCGGAGACAATCGGCCGCAAGCTGCTGCGCGTGAATCTCAGCGACCTCGCGGCCATGGGCGCCGCGCCGCTCGGCTACCTCATGACCATCGCGCTGACGCCGGGCACGGACGAGGGCTGGCTCGCCGGCTTCACCGCGGGCCTCGCGGCCGATCAGGCGGAATTCGGGTTGCAGGTGCTGGGGGGCGACACCGTCTCCACACCCGGCCCGCTCAGCCTGTCCCTCACCATCCTGGGCCATGCGCCGCCCGGCGCCGCGCTGACCCGCGCGGGGGCGCGGCCGGGGGATGACCTCTGGGTCAGCGGGCGGATCGGCGATGGCTGGCTCGGCCTGCGCGCCGCGCGGGGCGAGATCGCCGACCCGGATGGCGCGCTCGCCCGCCGCTACCGCCTGCCCGAGCCGCGCCTCGCCCTCGGCCTCGCGCTGCGCGGGCTGGCACGGGCCTGCATGGATGTCTCGGACGGGCTGCTCCAGGATGCCGGGCACCTGGCCCGCGCGGGCGGCTGCGCCGTGGCGGTCGAGGCCGCGCGCATCCCGGTCTCGGACGTCACGGCGCCCATCGCCGCGCTGGCGAGCGGCGGCGACGATTACGAGCTGCTCTTCGCGGCGGCGCCGGAGGACCGAGCGGCGGTGGAGGCGGCGGGTCTCGCCGCGCGCACCCCTGTCACGCGCCTCGGGCGGTTCACGGCGGGCGCGCCGCATGTGAGCCTGCGCGACGCCACCGGCCGCGACATCACGCCGGCAAAACTCGGCTGGAGCCACCTGTGA
- the aat gene encoding leucyl/phenylalanyl-tRNA--protein transferase, which yields MSRRQMEITPELMLRAYRIGLFPMAESRDARTLYWLDPEMRGVIPLTGFHLPRRLARRVRQAPYRISANEAFAQVIAACAAPRASSADSWINAEIQALFTALHRQGHAHSIEAWQGEVLVGGLYGVSLGGAFFGESMFSHADDASKIALVHLVARLRLGGFTLLDAQFQTAHLAQFGTQEVPRALYKQQLATAVEVPAIFPADPDPEALAREIAALRAEG from the coding sequence ATGTCCCGCCGGCAGATGGAAATCACGCCGGAGCTGATGCTCCGGGCCTATCGCATCGGCCTGTTTCCCATGGCCGAGAGCCGCGACGCGCGCACCCTCTACTGGCTCGATCCCGAGATGCGCGGCGTGATCCCGCTCACGGGCTTCCACCTGCCGCGCCGCCTCGCGCGCCGGGTGCGGCAGGCGCCCTATCGCATCAGCGCGAACGAGGCCTTCGCCCAGGTCATCGCCGCCTGCGCCGCGCCGCGGGCCAGCTCTGCCGACAGCTGGATCAATGCCGAGATCCAGGCGCTCTTCACCGCATTGCACCGCCAGGGCCACGCCCATTCCATCGAGGCTTGGCAGGGCGAGGTGCTGGTGGGCGGGCTCTATGGCGTCTCGCTCGGCGGCGCCTTCTTCGGCGAGAGCATGTTCAGCCACGCCGATGACGCCTCCAAGATCGCGCTGGTGCATCTGGTGGCGCGGCTGCGCCTGGGCGGCTTCACCCTGCTGGACGCCCAGTTCCAGACCGCGCATCTCGCGCAGTTCGGTACGCAGGAGGTGCCGCGCGCCCTCTACAAGCAGCAGCTCGCCACCGCCGTGGAGGTGCCCGCCATCTTCCCCGCCGATCCGGACCCCGAGGCCCTGGCGCGCGAGATCGCGGCGCTGCGCGCCGAGGGCTGA
- a CDS encoding amidohydrolase family protein produces MEFDLLLRRARLADAETLTDIGVTGGVITAIAPDLGSAAGEVVDAGGCLVAPGFIETHIHLDKSGIIDRCGCAPGRNPHRAMERVSAVKHSFTVEDVNARARATIEKAISHGTMTMRTHAEVDPLVGLRGFQGVKSLVDAYRWAIDLEICVMPQEGLLDSPGTEELMVEALKSGATVIGAAPNYDRDRAGQIRRIFELAQEFDVDVDMHLDSGFDPNDLDLRLVCEITDRIGWGGRVAFGHGTKIASATPEHQDRIGKMMADSGVALAVLPATDLFLMGRDQDHNIRRGVVDAHRLMAQGALCNLSTNNVQNPFTPFGDAQLIRMANLYANVVQRGDAHELRQTWDMFTANSAKVLRLKQYGIAVGNPADLVVVDAPDPVAALRGISPVLMGFKRGRRSFSRARAELHPPS; encoded by the coding sequence ATGGAATTCGACCTGCTGCTGCGCCGCGCCCGCCTCGCCGATGCCGAGACGCTGACTGATATCGGCGTGACGGGCGGCGTCATCACCGCCATCGCGCCCGACCTCGGCAGTGCGGCGGGCGAGGTGGTGGATGCGGGCGGCTGCCTGGTCGCCCCCGGCTTCATCGAGACGCATATCCATCTCGACAAGAGCGGCATCATCGACCGCTGCGGCTGCGCGCCCGGCCGCAACCCGCACCGCGCGATGGAGCGCGTCTCGGCCGTGAAGCACAGCTTCACGGTGGAGGATGTGAACGCCCGCGCCCGCGCGACCATCGAGAAGGCGATCAGCCACGGCACCATGACCATGCGCACCCATGCCGAGGTGGACCCGCTGGTCGGGCTGCGCGGCTTCCAGGGCGTGAAGTCGCTGGTGGACGCCTACAGATGGGCCATCGACCTCGAGATCTGCGTGATGCCGCAGGAGGGCCTGCTGGACAGCCCCGGCACCGAGGAGCTGATGGTGGAGGCGCTGAAATCCGGCGCCACGGTGATTGGCGCCGCACCCAATTACGACCGCGACCGCGCGGGACAGATCCGCCGCATCTTCGAACTCGCGCAGGAGTTCGACGTGGATGTGGACATGCACCTGGACAGCGGGTTCGACCCCAATGACCTCGATCTGCGCCTGGTCTGCGAGATCACCGACCGGATCGGCTGGGGCGGCCGCGTCGCCTTCGGCCATGGCACGAAGATCGCGAGTGCGACGCCCGAGCACCAGGACCGCATCGGCAAGATGATGGCTGATTCCGGGGTGGCGCTGGCTGTGCTGCCGGCGACCGACCTCTTCCTGATGGGGCGTGACCAGGACCACAATATCCGCCGCGGCGTGGTGGATGCGCACCGGCTGATGGCGCAGGGCGCGCTGTGCAACCTCTCCACCAACAATGTGCAGAACCCCTTCACGCCCTTCGGCGACGCGCAGCTGATCCGCATGGCCAATCTCTACGCGAATGTCGTGCAGCGCGGCGATGCGCATGAGCTGCGGCAGACCTGGGACATGTTCACCGCCAATTCCGCGAAGGTGCTGCGGCTGAAGCAATACGGCATCGCAGTGGGCAACCCGGCCGACCTGGTTGTGGTGGACGCGCCCGATCCGGTGGCCGCGCTGCGCGGGATTTCGCCGGTGCTGATGGGCTTCAAGCGCGGCCGGCGCAGCTTCTCCCGCGCGCGGGCCGAACTGCACCCGCCGTCCTGA
- a CDS encoding DUF4169 family protein, whose protein sequence is MGEVVNLRKWRRAREKAEAEAQAAANRAAFGRTKAEKQRAATEAAQRDALLEGSRMDTPEKP, encoded by the coding sequence ATGGGCGAGGTCGTGAATCTTCGGAAGTGGCGCCGCGCGCGGGAGAAGGCGGAGGCCGAGGCGCAGGCCGCCGCCAACCGCGCCGCCTTCGGCCGCACCAAGGCCGAGAAGCAGCGCGCGGCCACGGAAGCCGCCCAGCGCGACGCCCTGCTCGAGGGCAGCCGGATGGATACTCCCGAAAAGCCCTGA